A stretch of Passer domesticus isolate bPasDom1 chromosome 23, bPasDom1.hap1, whole genome shotgun sequence DNA encodes these proteins:
- the ST14 gene encoding suppressor of tumorigenicity 14 protein isoform X4, producing MNNLDEGVEFLPAMNSKKMEKRGPRRQVVVTVLIVVVLLVSLTTGLLFWHFKYRNTPVQKVFNGHLRVLNWEFLDAYENSSSPEFSMLAKKVKSTVEEIYKNHADIGPYHKETVITAFSEGSVIAYYWSEFLVPKYREESLDRAMADKQSLVQRWNPRLRNPMLKVESVIAFPVDPSIAHSARDNSCMFSLHAKEGEVTSFTTPGFPNSPYPNNALCYWALRADASSSISLTFKTLELEPCRDDSDYIKVYNSLSPVEPHALVRLCGNYAPSYNLTFLSSQNVMLVTLVTNKEGRFPGFKAEFFQLPKMKACGETLKGDSGTFTTPYYPAHYPPDMDCVWNIEVPSTKNVKVRFNMFFVLEPGIPVSSCTKDYVQINGTRYCGERSQFVVASTTNKIELRFHSDQSYTDTGFSAEFLSYDSSDPCPGKFTCNTGRCIDRSMRCDGWLDCVDGSDERSCTCTEQQFRCRNGWCKPRFWVCDNVNDCGDNSDELQCSCSDDSFKCDNGKCVPSTQKCDGKDDCGDGSDEGSCSTAGQTTVPCKEYTYKCRSGHCISKQNPECDGEQDCEDHSDEDNCNCGLRSYVRKSRIVGGQNSDVGEWPWQVSLHVKGQGHICGASLVSASWLVSAAHCFLPLQGIRYSDPSLWTAYLGLTDQGDRSGPNVQTRKIKRIISHPFFNDYTYDYDIAVLELQSPVTFTAVVQPICLPDATHNFPVGKDLWVTGWGATAEGGTGASILQKAEIRLINQTVCNQLLTDQLTPRMMCVGILTGGVDACQGDSGGPLVSVEPSSRMFLAGVVSWGDGCAQRNKPGVYSRLTSLRDWIQEHTGL from the exons ATGAACAACCTGGATGAAGGGGTGGAGTTCCTCCCTGCCATGAACTCCAAGAAGATGGAGAAGCGCGGCCCAAGGCGGCAGGTGGTCGTCACTGTCCTGATCGTTGTTGTTCTGCTTGTCTCCCTCACCACTGGCCTCCTGTTTTGGCACTTCAAAT ATAGGAACACACCTGTCCAGAAGGTTTTCAATGGCCACTTGCGGGTTCtgaactgggaattcctggatgCCTATGAGAACTCCAGCTCTCCAGAGTTTAGTATGCTGGCCAAGAAGGTGAAGAGCACG GTGGAGGAGATCTACAAGAATCATGCTGATATTGGTCCTTACCACAAAGAGACAGTAATCACTGCCTTCAG TGAAGGCAGTGTCATTGCCTACTACTGGTCAGAATTCCTTGTGCCCAAATACCGGGAAGAGAGCCTGGACAGGGCAATGGCTGACAAGCAAAGCCTGGTGCAGAGGTGGAACCCCCGCTTGAGAAACCCCATGCTGAAGGTGGAGTCAGTCATTGCTTTCC ctgtggaCCCCAGCATAGCTCACTCTGCCCGGGACA ACAGCTGCATGTTCTCCCTTCACGCCAAGGAAGGGGAGGTCACCAGTTTCACCACGCCGGGCTTCCCCAACAGCCCATACCCCAATAATGCCCTCTGCTATTGGGCATTGAGGGCAGATGCCagttccagcatcagtctcaccTTCAAGACCTTGGAGCTGGAGCCATGCAGAGATGACAGTGACTACATCAAGGTGTACAACTCTCTGAGCCCCGTGGAGCCCCACGCCTTGGTTAG GCTTTGTGGGAATTATGCCCCATCCTACAACCTGACCTTCCTGTCCTCCCAGAACGTCATGCTAGTCACATTAGTTACCAACAAGGAGGGACGATTCCCTGGCTTTAAGGCTGAGTTCTTCCAGCTCCCAAAGATGAAAG CCTGCGGTGAGACCCTGAAGGGAGACAGTGGCACCTTCACAACTCCCTATTACCCAGCACACTACCCCCCAGACATGGACTGTGTCTGGAACATTGAG GTTCCCTCTACAAAGAATGTGAAGGTGCGTTTCAACATGTTCTTTGTGCTGGAGCCTGGGATCCCAGTCAGCTCTTGCACCAAAGACTATGTGCAGATCAATGGCACAAG GTACTGTGGGGAGCGCTCCCAGTTTGTGGTGGCCAGTACCACCAACAAAATCGAGCTCCGGTTCCACTCGGACCAGTCCTACACAGACACAGGTTTCTCTGCGGAGTTCCTGTCCTACGACTCCAGTGACC CCTGCCCTGGCAAGTTCACTTGCAATACTGGCCGCTGCATCGACAGGAGCATGCGCTGTGATGGGTGGCTGGACTGTGTGGACGGCAGTGATGAGAGGTCCTGCA CCTGTACCGAGCAGCAGTTCAGGTGCCGGAATGGGTGGTGCAAGCCCAGGTTCTGGGTCTGTGACAACGTGAATGACTGCGGCGACAACAGCGATGAGCTACAGTGCA gctgttCAGATGACAGCTTCAAGTGCGACAACGGGAAGTGTGTCCCCAGCACACAGAAATGTGATGGCAAGGACGACTGTGGGGACGGGAGCGAtgagggcagctgcagcacag caggccAGACCACAGTCCCCTGCAAGGAGTACACATACAAGTGCCGCAGTGGACACTGCATCAGCAAACAGAACCCCGAGTGTGATGGGGAGCAGGACTGTGAGGACCACTCTGATGAGGACAACTGCA ACTGTGGGCTCCGCTCCTACGTCAGGAAGTCACGGATTGTTGGTGGGCAGAACTCGGACGTGGGAGAGTGGCCGTGGCAGGTCAGCCTGCACGTCAAGGGCCAGGGCCACATCTGTGGGGCCTCGCTGGTGTCAGCAAGCTGGCTGGTGTCGGCAGCACACTGCTTCCTGCCATTGCAAGGCATCAG GTACTCAGACCCCAGCTTGTGGACAGCCTACCTGGGGCTGACTGACCAAGGTGACCGCAGTGGCCCCAATGTgcaaacccgcaaaatcaagcGTATCATCTCCCACCCCTTCTTCAATGACTACACCTATGACTACGACATcgctgtgctggagctgcagagccctgtCACCTTCACAGCCGTCGTCCAGCCCATTTGCCTGCCCGATGCCACCCACAACTTCCCTGTGGGCAAGGACCTGTGGGTGACTGGATGGGGAGCAACTGCAGAAGGAG GCACAGGAGCCTCTATCCTGCAGAAGGCAGAGATCCGGCTCATCAACCAGACTGTGTGTAACCAGCTCCTGACAGACCAGCTGACACCACGCATGATGTGCGTGGGAATCCTGACCGGTGGTGTGGATGCCTGCCAG GGAGACTCTGGGGGGCCCCTGGTCAGTGTGGAGCCCAGTAGTCGGATGTTCCTGGCTGGCGTGGTGAGCTGGGGCGATGGCTGCGCCCAGAGGAACAAACCTGGGGTGTACAGCCGGCTCACAAGCCTGCGAGACTGGATCCAGGAGCACACAGGCCTCTAG
- the ST14 gene encoding suppressor of tumorigenicity 14 protein isoform X3, translated as MDKDMNNLDEGVEFLPAMNSKKMEKRGPRRQVVVTVLIVVVLLVSLTTGLLFWHFKYRNTPVQKVFNGHLRVLNWEFLDAYENSSSPEFSMLAKKVKSTVEEIYKNHADIGPYHKETVITAFSEGSVIAYYWSEFLVPKYREESLDRAMADKQSLVQRWNPRLRNPMLKVESVIAFPVDPSIAHSARDNSCMFSLHAKEGEVTSFTTPGFPNSPYPNNALCYWALRADASSSISLTFKTLELEPCRDDSDYIKVYNSLSPVEPHALVRLCGNYAPSYNLTFLSSQNVMLVTLVTNKEGRFPGFKAEFFQLPKMKACGETLKGDSGTFTTPYYPAHYPPDMDCVWNIEVPSTKNVKVRFNMFFVLEPGIPVSSCTKDYVQINGTRYCGERSQFVVASTTNKIELRFHSDQSYTDTGFSAEFLSYDSSDPCPGKFTCNTGRCIDRSMRCDGWLDCVDGSDERSCTCTEQQFRCRNGWCKPRFWVCDNVNDCGDNSDELQCSCSDDSFKCDNGKCVPSTQKCDGKDDCGDGSDEGSCSTAGQTTVPCKEYTYKCRSGHCISKQNPECDGEQDCEDHSDEDNCNCGLRSYVRKSRIVGGQNSDVGEWPWQVSLHVKGQGHICGASLVSASWLVSAAHCFLPLQGIRYSDPSLWTAYLGLTDQGDRSGPNVQTRKIKRIISHPFFNDYTYDYDIAVLELQSPVTFTAVVQPICLPDATHNFPVGKDLWVTGWGATAEGGTGASILQKAEIRLINQTVCNQLLTDQLTPRMMCVGILTGGVDACQGDSGGPLVSVEPSSRMFLAGVVSWGDGCAQRNKPGVYSRLTSLRDWIQEHTGL; from the exons ATGGACAAG gaTATGAACAACCTGGATGAAGGGGTGGAGTTCCTCCCTGCCATGAACTCCAAGAAGATGGAGAAGCGCGGCCCAAGGCGGCAGGTGGTCGTCACTGTCCTGATCGTTGTTGTTCTGCTTGTCTCCCTCACCACTGGCCTCCTGTTTTGGCACTTCAAAT ATAGGAACACACCTGTCCAGAAGGTTTTCAATGGCCACTTGCGGGTTCtgaactgggaattcctggatgCCTATGAGAACTCCAGCTCTCCAGAGTTTAGTATGCTGGCCAAGAAGGTGAAGAGCACG GTGGAGGAGATCTACAAGAATCATGCTGATATTGGTCCTTACCACAAAGAGACAGTAATCACTGCCTTCAG TGAAGGCAGTGTCATTGCCTACTACTGGTCAGAATTCCTTGTGCCCAAATACCGGGAAGAGAGCCTGGACAGGGCAATGGCTGACAAGCAAAGCCTGGTGCAGAGGTGGAACCCCCGCTTGAGAAACCCCATGCTGAAGGTGGAGTCAGTCATTGCTTTCC ctgtggaCCCCAGCATAGCTCACTCTGCCCGGGACA ACAGCTGCATGTTCTCCCTTCACGCCAAGGAAGGGGAGGTCACCAGTTTCACCACGCCGGGCTTCCCCAACAGCCCATACCCCAATAATGCCCTCTGCTATTGGGCATTGAGGGCAGATGCCagttccagcatcagtctcaccTTCAAGACCTTGGAGCTGGAGCCATGCAGAGATGACAGTGACTACATCAAGGTGTACAACTCTCTGAGCCCCGTGGAGCCCCACGCCTTGGTTAG GCTTTGTGGGAATTATGCCCCATCCTACAACCTGACCTTCCTGTCCTCCCAGAACGTCATGCTAGTCACATTAGTTACCAACAAGGAGGGACGATTCCCTGGCTTTAAGGCTGAGTTCTTCCAGCTCCCAAAGATGAAAG CCTGCGGTGAGACCCTGAAGGGAGACAGTGGCACCTTCACAACTCCCTATTACCCAGCACACTACCCCCCAGACATGGACTGTGTCTGGAACATTGAG GTTCCCTCTACAAAGAATGTGAAGGTGCGTTTCAACATGTTCTTTGTGCTGGAGCCTGGGATCCCAGTCAGCTCTTGCACCAAAGACTATGTGCAGATCAATGGCACAAG GTACTGTGGGGAGCGCTCCCAGTTTGTGGTGGCCAGTACCACCAACAAAATCGAGCTCCGGTTCCACTCGGACCAGTCCTACACAGACACAGGTTTCTCTGCGGAGTTCCTGTCCTACGACTCCAGTGACC CCTGCCCTGGCAAGTTCACTTGCAATACTGGCCGCTGCATCGACAGGAGCATGCGCTGTGATGGGTGGCTGGACTGTGTGGACGGCAGTGATGAGAGGTCCTGCA CCTGTACCGAGCAGCAGTTCAGGTGCCGGAATGGGTGGTGCAAGCCCAGGTTCTGGGTCTGTGACAACGTGAATGACTGCGGCGACAACAGCGATGAGCTACAGTGCA gctgttCAGATGACAGCTTCAAGTGCGACAACGGGAAGTGTGTCCCCAGCACACAGAAATGTGATGGCAAGGACGACTGTGGGGACGGGAGCGAtgagggcagctgcagcacag caggccAGACCACAGTCCCCTGCAAGGAGTACACATACAAGTGCCGCAGTGGACACTGCATCAGCAAACAGAACCCCGAGTGTGATGGGGAGCAGGACTGTGAGGACCACTCTGATGAGGACAACTGCA ACTGTGGGCTCCGCTCCTACGTCAGGAAGTCACGGATTGTTGGTGGGCAGAACTCGGACGTGGGAGAGTGGCCGTGGCAGGTCAGCCTGCACGTCAAGGGCCAGGGCCACATCTGTGGGGCCTCGCTGGTGTCAGCAAGCTGGCTGGTGTCGGCAGCACACTGCTTCCTGCCATTGCAAGGCATCAG GTACTCAGACCCCAGCTTGTGGACAGCCTACCTGGGGCTGACTGACCAAGGTGACCGCAGTGGCCCCAATGTgcaaacccgcaaaatcaagcGTATCATCTCCCACCCCTTCTTCAATGACTACACCTATGACTACGACATcgctgtgctggagctgcagagccctgtCACCTTCACAGCCGTCGTCCAGCCCATTTGCCTGCCCGATGCCACCCACAACTTCCCTGTGGGCAAGGACCTGTGGGTGACTGGATGGGGAGCAACTGCAGAAGGAG GCACAGGAGCCTCTATCCTGCAGAAGGCAGAGATCCGGCTCATCAACCAGACTGTGTGTAACCAGCTCCTGACAGACCAGCTGACACCACGCATGATGTGCGTGGGAATCCTGACCGGTGGTGTGGATGCCTGCCAG GGAGACTCTGGGGGGCCCCTGGTCAGTGTGGAGCCCAGTAGTCGGATGTTCCTGGCTGGCGTGGTGAGCTGGGGCGATGGCTGCGCCCAGAGGAACAAACCTGGGGTGTACAGCCGGCTCACAAGCCTGCGAGACTGGATCCAGGAGCACACAGGCCTCTAG
- the ST14 gene encoding suppressor of tumorigenicity 14 protein isoform X1 — MERGPPANGAGVRYSTQLQDMNNLDEGVEFLPAMNSKKMEKRGPRRQVVVTVLIVVVLLVSLTTGLLFWHFKYRNTPVQKVFNGHLRVLNWEFLDAYENSSSPEFSMLAKKVKSTVEEIYKNHADIGPYHKETVITAFSEGSVIAYYWSEFLVPKYREESLDRAMADKQSLVQRWNPRLRNPMLKVESVIAFPVDPSIAHSARDNSCMFSLHAKEGEVTSFTTPGFPNSPYPNNALCYWALRADASSSISLTFKTLELEPCRDDSDYIKVYNSLSPVEPHALVRLCGNYAPSYNLTFLSSQNVMLVTLVTNKEGRFPGFKAEFFQLPKMKACGETLKGDSGTFTTPYYPAHYPPDMDCVWNIEVPSTKNVKVRFNMFFVLEPGIPVSSCTKDYVQINGTRYCGERSQFVVASTTNKIELRFHSDQSYTDTGFSAEFLSYDSSDPCPGKFTCNTGRCIDRSMRCDGWLDCVDGSDERSCTCTEQQFRCRNGWCKPRFWVCDNVNDCGDNSDELQCSCSDDSFKCDNGKCVPSTQKCDGKDDCGDGSDEGSCSTAGQTTVPCKEYTYKCRSGHCISKQNPECDGEQDCEDHSDEDNCNCGLRSYVRKSRIVGGQNSDVGEWPWQVSLHVKGQGHICGASLVSASWLVSAAHCFLPLQGIRYSDPSLWTAYLGLTDQGDRSGPNVQTRKIKRIISHPFFNDYTYDYDIAVLELQSPVTFTAVVQPICLPDATHNFPVGKDLWVTGWGATAEGGTGASILQKAEIRLINQTVCNQLLTDQLTPRMMCVGILTGGVDACQGDSGGPLVSVEPSSRMFLAGVVSWGDGCAQRNKPGVYSRLTSLRDWIQEHTGL; from the exons gaTATGAACAACCTGGATGAAGGGGTGGAGTTCCTCCCTGCCATGAACTCCAAGAAGATGGAGAAGCGCGGCCCAAGGCGGCAGGTGGTCGTCACTGTCCTGATCGTTGTTGTTCTGCTTGTCTCCCTCACCACTGGCCTCCTGTTTTGGCACTTCAAAT ATAGGAACACACCTGTCCAGAAGGTTTTCAATGGCCACTTGCGGGTTCtgaactgggaattcctggatgCCTATGAGAACTCCAGCTCTCCAGAGTTTAGTATGCTGGCCAAGAAGGTGAAGAGCACG GTGGAGGAGATCTACAAGAATCATGCTGATATTGGTCCTTACCACAAAGAGACAGTAATCACTGCCTTCAG TGAAGGCAGTGTCATTGCCTACTACTGGTCAGAATTCCTTGTGCCCAAATACCGGGAAGAGAGCCTGGACAGGGCAATGGCTGACAAGCAAAGCCTGGTGCAGAGGTGGAACCCCCGCTTGAGAAACCCCATGCTGAAGGTGGAGTCAGTCATTGCTTTCC ctgtggaCCCCAGCATAGCTCACTCTGCCCGGGACA ACAGCTGCATGTTCTCCCTTCACGCCAAGGAAGGGGAGGTCACCAGTTTCACCACGCCGGGCTTCCCCAACAGCCCATACCCCAATAATGCCCTCTGCTATTGGGCATTGAGGGCAGATGCCagttccagcatcagtctcaccTTCAAGACCTTGGAGCTGGAGCCATGCAGAGATGACAGTGACTACATCAAGGTGTACAACTCTCTGAGCCCCGTGGAGCCCCACGCCTTGGTTAG GCTTTGTGGGAATTATGCCCCATCCTACAACCTGACCTTCCTGTCCTCCCAGAACGTCATGCTAGTCACATTAGTTACCAACAAGGAGGGACGATTCCCTGGCTTTAAGGCTGAGTTCTTCCAGCTCCCAAAGATGAAAG CCTGCGGTGAGACCCTGAAGGGAGACAGTGGCACCTTCACAACTCCCTATTACCCAGCACACTACCCCCCAGACATGGACTGTGTCTGGAACATTGAG GTTCCCTCTACAAAGAATGTGAAGGTGCGTTTCAACATGTTCTTTGTGCTGGAGCCTGGGATCCCAGTCAGCTCTTGCACCAAAGACTATGTGCAGATCAATGGCACAAG GTACTGTGGGGAGCGCTCCCAGTTTGTGGTGGCCAGTACCACCAACAAAATCGAGCTCCGGTTCCACTCGGACCAGTCCTACACAGACACAGGTTTCTCTGCGGAGTTCCTGTCCTACGACTCCAGTGACC CCTGCCCTGGCAAGTTCACTTGCAATACTGGCCGCTGCATCGACAGGAGCATGCGCTGTGATGGGTGGCTGGACTGTGTGGACGGCAGTGATGAGAGGTCCTGCA CCTGTACCGAGCAGCAGTTCAGGTGCCGGAATGGGTGGTGCAAGCCCAGGTTCTGGGTCTGTGACAACGTGAATGACTGCGGCGACAACAGCGATGAGCTACAGTGCA gctgttCAGATGACAGCTTCAAGTGCGACAACGGGAAGTGTGTCCCCAGCACACAGAAATGTGATGGCAAGGACGACTGTGGGGACGGGAGCGAtgagggcagctgcagcacag caggccAGACCACAGTCCCCTGCAAGGAGTACACATACAAGTGCCGCAGTGGACACTGCATCAGCAAACAGAACCCCGAGTGTGATGGGGAGCAGGACTGTGAGGACCACTCTGATGAGGACAACTGCA ACTGTGGGCTCCGCTCCTACGTCAGGAAGTCACGGATTGTTGGTGGGCAGAACTCGGACGTGGGAGAGTGGCCGTGGCAGGTCAGCCTGCACGTCAAGGGCCAGGGCCACATCTGTGGGGCCTCGCTGGTGTCAGCAAGCTGGCTGGTGTCGGCAGCACACTGCTTCCTGCCATTGCAAGGCATCAG GTACTCAGACCCCAGCTTGTGGACAGCCTACCTGGGGCTGACTGACCAAGGTGACCGCAGTGGCCCCAATGTgcaaacccgcaaaatcaagcGTATCATCTCCCACCCCTTCTTCAATGACTACACCTATGACTACGACATcgctgtgctggagctgcagagccctgtCACCTTCACAGCCGTCGTCCAGCCCATTTGCCTGCCCGATGCCACCCACAACTTCCCTGTGGGCAAGGACCTGTGGGTGACTGGATGGGGAGCAACTGCAGAAGGAG GCACAGGAGCCTCTATCCTGCAGAAGGCAGAGATCCGGCTCATCAACCAGACTGTGTGTAACCAGCTCCTGACAGACCAGCTGACACCACGCATGATGTGCGTGGGAATCCTGACCGGTGGTGTGGATGCCTGCCAG GGAGACTCTGGGGGGCCCCTGGTCAGTGTGGAGCCCAGTAGTCGGATGTTCCTGGCTGGCGTGGTGAGCTGGGGCGATGGCTGCGCCCAGAGGAACAAACCTGGGGTGTACAGCCGGCTCACAAGCCTGCGAGACTGGATCCAGGAGCACACAGGCCTCTAG
- the ST14 gene encoding suppressor of tumorigenicity 14 protein isoform X2: MERGPPANGAGVRYSTQLQDMNNLDEGVEFLPAMNSKKMEKRGPRRQVVVTVLIVVVLLVSLTTGLLFWHFKYRNTPVQKVFNGHLRVLNWEFLDAYENSSSPEFSMLAKKVKSTVEEIYKNHADIGPYHKETVITAFSEGSVIAYYWSEFLVPKYREESLDRAMADKQSLVQRWNPRLRNPMLKVESVIAFPVDPSIAHSARDNSCMFSLHAKEGEVTSFTTPGFPNSPYPNNALCYWALRADASSSISLTFKTLELEPCRDDSDYIKVYNSLSPVEPHALVRLCGNYAPSYNLTFLSSQNVMLVTLVTNKEGRFPGFKAEFFQLPKMKACGETLKGDSGTFTTPYYPAHYPPDMDCVWNIEVPSTKNVKVRFNMFFVLEPGIPVSSCTKDYVQINGTRYCGERSQFVVASTTNKIELRFHSDQSYTDTGFSAEFLSYDSSDPCPGKFTCNTGRCIDRSMRCDGWLDCVDGSDERSCTCTEQQFRCRNGWCKPRFWVCDNVNDCGDNSDELQCSCSDDSFKCDNGKCVPSTQKCDGKDDCGDGSDEGSCSTGQTTVPCKEYTYKCRSGHCISKQNPECDGEQDCEDHSDEDNCNCGLRSYVRKSRIVGGQNSDVGEWPWQVSLHVKGQGHICGASLVSASWLVSAAHCFLPLQGIRYSDPSLWTAYLGLTDQGDRSGPNVQTRKIKRIISHPFFNDYTYDYDIAVLELQSPVTFTAVVQPICLPDATHNFPVGKDLWVTGWGATAEGGTGASILQKAEIRLINQTVCNQLLTDQLTPRMMCVGILTGGVDACQGDSGGPLVSVEPSSRMFLAGVVSWGDGCAQRNKPGVYSRLTSLRDWIQEHTGL; the protein is encoded by the exons gaTATGAACAACCTGGATGAAGGGGTGGAGTTCCTCCCTGCCATGAACTCCAAGAAGATGGAGAAGCGCGGCCCAAGGCGGCAGGTGGTCGTCACTGTCCTGATCGTTGTTGTTCTGCTTGTCTCCCTCACCACTGGCCTCCTGTTTTGGCACTTCAAAT ATAGGAACACACCTGTCCAGAAGGTTTTCAATGGCCACTTGCGGGTTCtgaactgggaattcctggatgCCTATGAGAACTCCAGCTCTCCAGAGTTTAGTATGCTGGCCAAGAAGGTGAAGAGCACG GTGGAGGAGATCTACAAGAATCATGCTGATATTGGTCCTTACCACAAAGAGACAGTAATCACTGCCTTCAG TGAAGGCAGTGTCATTGCCTACTACTGGTCAGAATTCCTTGTGCCCAAATACCGGGAAGAGAGCCTGGACAGGGCAATGGCTGACAAGCAAAGCCTGGTGCAGAGGTGGAACCCCCGCTTGAGAAACCCCATGCTGAAGGTGGAGTCAGTCATTGCTTTCC ctgtggaCCCCAGCATAGCTCACTCTGCCCGGGACA ACAGCTGCATGTTCTCCCTTCACGCCAAGGAAGGGGAGGTCACCAGTTTCACCACGCCGGGCTTCCCCAACAGCCCATACCCCAATAATGCCCTCTGCTATTGGGCATTGAGGGCAGATGCCagttccagcatcagtctcaccTTCAAGACCTTGGAGCTGGAGCCATGCAGAGATGACAGTGACTACATCAAGGTGTACAACTCTCTGAGCCCCGTGGAGCCCCACGCCTTGGTTAG GCTTTGTGGGAATTATGCCCCATCCTACAACCTGACCTTCCTGTCCTCCCAGAACGTCATGCTAGTCACATTAGTTACCAACAAGGAGGGACGATTCCCTGGCTTTAAGGCTGAGTTCTTCCAGCTCCCAAAGATGAAAG CCTGCGGTGAGACCCTGAAGGGAGACAGTGGCACCTTCACAACTCCCTATTACCCAGCACACTACCCCCCAGACATGGACTGTGTCTGGAACATTGAG GTTCCCTCTACAAAGAATGTGAAGGTGCGTTTCAACATGTTCTTTGTGCTGGAGCCTGGGATCCCAGTCAGCTCTTGCACCAAAGACTATGTGCAGATCAATGGCACAAG GTACTGTGGGGAGCGCTCCCAGTTTGTGGTGGCCAGTACCACCAACAAAATCGAGCTCCGGTTCCACTCGGACCAGTCCTACACAGACACAGGTTTCTCTGCGGAGTTCCTGTCCTACGACTCCAGTGACC CCTGCCCTGGCAAGTTCACTTGCAATACTGGCCGCTGCATCGACAGGAGCATGCGCTGTGATGGGTGGCTGGACTGTGTGGACGGCAGTGATGAGAGGTCCTGCA CCTGTACCGAGCAGCAGTTCAGGTGCCGGAATGGGTGGTGCAAGCCCAGGTTCTGGGTCTGTGACAACGTGAATGACTGCGGCGACAACAGCGATGAGCTACAGTGCA gctgttCAGATGACAGCTTCAAGTGCGACAACGGGAAGTGTGTCCCCAGCACACAGAAATGTGATGGCAAGGACGACTGTGGGGACGGGAGCGAtgagggcagctgcagcacag gccAGACCACAGTCCCCTGCAAGGAGTACACATACAAGTGCCGCAGTGGACACTGCATCAGCAAACAGAACCCCGAGTGTGATGGGGAGCAGGACTGTGAGGACCACTCTGATGAGGACAACTGCA ACTGTGGGCTCCGCTCCTACGTCAGGAAGTCACGGATTGTTGGTGGGCAGAACTCGGACGTGGGAGAGTGGCCGTGGCAGGTCAGCCTGCACGTCAAGGGCCAGGGCCACATCTGTGGGGCCTCGCTGGTGTCAGCAAGCTGGCTGGTGTCGGCAGCACACTGCTTCCTGCCATTGCAAGGCATCAG GTACTCAGACCCCAGCTTGTGGACAGCCTACCTGGGGCTGACTGACCAAGGTGACCGCAGTGGCCCCAATGTgcaaacccgcaaaatcaagcGTATCATCTCCCACCCCTTCTTCAATGACTACACCTATGACTACGACATcgctgtgctggagctgcagagccctgtCACCTTCACAGCCGTCGTCCAGCCCATTTGCCTGCCCGATGCCACCCACAACTTCCCTGTGGGCAAGGACCTGTGGGTGACTGGATGGGGAGCAACTGCAGAAGGAG GCACAGGAGCCTCTATCCTGCAGAAGGCAGAGATCCGGCTCATCAACCAGACTGTGTGTAACCAGCTCCTGACAGACCAGCTGACACCACGCATGATGTGCGTGGGAATCCTGACCGGTGGTGTGGATGCCTGCCAG GGAGACTCTGGGGGGCCCCTGGTCAGTGTGGAGCCCAGTAGTCGGATGTTCCTGGCTGGCGTGGTGAGCTGGGGCGATGGCTGCGCCCAGAGGAACAAACCTGGGGTGTACAGCCGGCTCACAAGCCTGCGAGACTGGATCCAGGAGCACACAGGCCTCTAG